The genomic region TCGCTGTCCTTGCCCAGTGAGGGGGTTCCGTCATGGTGCCCGAAGCAGAAGATCAGCAGGTCTGGCCGGAGGTCGACCAGCCGTCTTGCCAGCAGCAGGCCCTGCCACGAAGAGAAGCCGGGAACGCCGGCGTTGATGACCTCGAACCTTGCCTTTGGGAATCGTTTCTCGAGAAGGCCTTTGAGCAGTTTGGGATAGGCGTGGGGAATGTCGAACCCAGGGTCGATGGCGATGGCCTGTGAATCGCCCAGGCACAGGATGCGGTAGGTCTGGCTCGAAGGGGAGGGGGTGGGCACGGGATTCGTGAGCAGATCGTCGATCTGGGGATTCATCGATTTCGTCTCGTTGCCGAACGCGACCAGATGTCGCTGATCGGCCACCCATTCCTGCTGGAGCTCGGGGTTGACGTTCCAGAAGAGTACCGGGTCCGGGATGAACAGCGGCTCGTCGAGCTGGCGGGCAAACATCTGCAGCGAGATCTCCCAGGCGCAGAAGAAGTTCGCCACCAACAGGAAGACCACGAAGGCTCGCTTCCACGGGCGCAGGCGGTGCACGCGGAGCCGCATCTGCAGCATCACCACGGCGCAGAGCAGAACGCCCCCACAGAGAAGTGCCGCGCGAAGCATGGGGGCCGAGAGGTCTGGGATGTAGCCGTTCAGCATCGTGAAGGGCAGATGCGAAGACTCGAGCCCGTGCACGTAGTAGTACTCTAGGGGGACCTTGGCCATCAGCAGCATGGTTGGGTGCGTCTTTCGCCGGGGCGAGGGGGGGGCCTGCTGACCCAGCAGCTCTCCGCGAGCGCGTGGGGATGCGGGCTCATGGGGAGACCTGCGCGCGTCGCATGAGGTGCCATTGCGCGTCAGCGCCGCCCTTCCACGACGTGACGACCGTCCACGACGCCAGGCGCTCGGTTGCCGCGAGGGTCGAGAGGTCACCGATGACGATGATGCGTTCCGGGCCTTGACCGGGGTCTTGCGCGTCCATGGGCTTCACCCGGATGGGGAGCTGATCGAGCGTGGCGGCCAGCTCGAAGGCCTGAACCTCCACTTCGGCTCCGTCGAGCTTGATCACGCCCACCTCGGCCTGCCCGTCGTGCAGCACCCGCGTGAGGGTCTCGCGCAGGGGGTAGGGCGCAGCCTCAGGTGGGCGGCAGTACGCCGTGGTGACCCGCACGTCGTTCGCGATCAGCGTCTCTGCCCGTGACCGCAACGGCCCGGGGAGCACCCAGGCGTCGGTCAGCACGAGGCACGCTGTTCCCAGCATCAGCGTGCCCGCTCCCCACGCCAGAGGTCGAGGGGGAAGGGCACGGGCAAGCCATCCCACGCACAAGATGAGCACGAACACGGTTGCCGGTTGGGCGTACCGAGGGTCGGCGTGGGGCGCCGAGGCACAGAGGAGCCCGACTGAGAAGGCGAGCCCTGCGACCGCAAGCGCGGTGGGGCGGCGCAGTCCCGACATGCGCAGGCCGGCAGCGGTTCCCACGGCGATCAGCAGCGGCGTGCCGGGCAGGGTGTGGGAGAGGGCCGCGACATACTCGGCCAGGTTCTGCAGGAAGAGGCCCCCCGAGCGCTGGTGCTCGGAGGCGTCCATGAGCAGCTTCTCGTAGATCGTGCCTGCGGCGAAGGCATACCACCAGAGTGTGCCGAGAACGGCGGTGGAGAGGGCGAGGGCCAGACCCGCCCAGGGTCTGATCGTGGCTGGGTCGTCACCTTCCGGACGCTGTCGCCGGGCAAGGGTGAGCCAGTAGAGCCAGCACGCGCTGAGCACGGCGAAGCGAACCGCGGCGTGT from Pseudomonadota bacterium harbors:
- a CDS encoding SGNH/GDSL hydrolase family protein — encoded protein: MLLMAKVPLEYYYVHGLESSHLPFTMLNGYIPDLSAPMLRAALLCGGVLLCAVVMLQMRLRVHRLRPWKRAFVVFLLVANFFCAWEISLQMFARQLDEPLFIPDPVLFWNVNPELQQEWVADQRHLVAFGNETKSMNPQIDDLLTNPVPTPSPSSQTYRILCLGDSQAIAIDPGFDIPHAYPKLLKGLLEKRFPKARFEVINAGVPGFSSWQGLLLARRLVDLRPDLLIFCFGHHDGTPSLGKDSDVITDDRRVHAMRSLMYRSQLCLLIRTLAIKTHERSEERKIAGHEEAPTCRVPLDEYERNLEAVAALGSARGIRVAFMVEPQSQRSFQADEKPRVSKTKAATASRREDGAPLNAERNRHADAMRRVSAKTGALLLDVRGELDKQTDDDEHACFDSPVHLTRRGHQRVAELLDKMLAPVLSKRLSP